From a region of the Mycobacterium intracellulare ATCC 13950 genome:
- a CDS encoding cytochrome P450, translating to MAVLDSAIRFFGSEAIQDPYPLYDRMRAEAPVHRIGGSEFYAVCGWDAVQEAVERVEDFSSNLTATMVFHEDGTVAPLDMGPPGDSMHALATADDPVHAMHRKILLPHLSAKRVRIIEEFAAQTADRLWEQNLRDGEIEWMSGIANRLPMMVVCKLLGLPDDDVDKLIRLGYATTTLLDGIVTPAQLAEAGAAAMELFGYVLERFERTSANGEYGLIADLAARYASGELEQTPALGIMLTLFSAAGESTASLLGSAAWILTDRPAIQRQLREKPELLSAFIEETLRFEAPFRGHYRHVWRDTTLGGVAVPADSHLLLMWGAANRDPAHFEAPNEFRLDRAATKSHMSFGKGVHFCVGAALARLEAHIVLRMLLERTTWIDAAEVGEWLPSILVRRRERLRLSVR from the coding sequence GTGGCGGTCTTGGACAGTGCGATTCGGTTCTTCGGTAGCGAGGCGATACAGGATCCCTACCCGCTGTATGACCGCATGCGGGCGGAGGCACCGGTGCACCGCATCGGCGGTTCAGAGTTCTACGCCGTCTGCGGTTGGGACGCGGTGCAAGAGGCCGTCGAGCGGGTCGAGGATTTTTCGTCGAACCTCACGGCGACCATGGTCTTTCACGAGGACGGCACCGTCGCTCCGCTCGACATGGGACCGCCCGGGGACTCGATGCACGCATTGGCCACCGCGGACGACCCCGTGCATGCGATGCACCGAAAGATCTTGTTGCCACACTTGTCGGCCAAGCGCGTCCGGATCATCGAGGAATTCGCGGCTCAGACCGCCGACCGGCTGTGGGAGCAGAACCTGCGCGACGGCGAAATCGAATGGATGAGCGGCATCGCCAATCGGCTGCCGATGATGGTGGTCTGCAAGCTGCTCGGTCTCCCCGATGACGACGTCGACAAACTCATCCGCCTCGGCTACGCCACCACCACGCTGCTTGACGGGATCGTCACGCCCGCCCAGCTCGCAGAGGCCGGAGCCGCGGCGATGGAACTCTTTGGCTATGTCCTCGAGCGTTTCGAAAGGACAAGCGCCAACGGTGAATACGGCCTGATCGCCGACCTCGCGGCTCGTTACGCGTCGGGGGAACTCGAACAAACACCGGCGCTCGGGATCATGCTGACCCTCTTCAGCGCGGCCGGCGAGTCGACGGCGTCTCTGCTGGGAAGCGCGGCGTGGATCCTCACCGATCGTCCCGCGATCCAACGGCAACTCCGCGAAAAGCCGGAATTGCTAAGCGCTTTCATCGAAGAGACCTTGCGCTTCGAGGCGCCGTTCCGGGGCCATTACCGACACGTGTGGCGCGACACCACGCTCGGTGGGGTCGCGGTGCCGGCCGACTCACATCTGCTGTTGATGTGGGGAGCGGCCAATCGCGACCCGGCGCACTTCGAGGCCCCGAACGAATTCCGGCTCGACCGCGCCGCGACCAAGAGCCACATGAGTTTCGGCAAGGGCGTGCATTTCTGCGTGGGCGCCGCGCTGGCCCGCTTGGAGGCCCACATCGTGTTGCGGATGCTGCTCGAGCGCACCACCTGGATCGACGCCGCCGAGGTCGGAGAATGGTTGCCCAGCATCCTGGTTCGGCGCCGCGAACGCTTGCGCCTCAGCGTGCGGTGA
- the cwsA gene encoding cell wall synthesis protein CwsA produces the protein MSAKTESRLTPRERLARGLTYSTRGPVDVTRGVVGLSVQSAQSTAAQLRRRYQEGRLAADIAAAQEALAQELAAAQEVVTNLPQALQEARRAQRRGKRPLIIAGVAVAVLAGGAVAFSIVRRSVRAKPQEPQSRPPSVEVQPRP, from the coding sequence TGGCCCGCGGCCTGACCTACTCGACGAGGGGGCCGGTGGACGTCACCCGCGGAGTCGTCGGCCTCAGCGTCCAGTCGGCGCAGTCGACCGCGGCGCAGCTGCGTCGCCGGTATCAGGAGGGGCGCTTGGCCGCCGACATCGCGGCGGCCCAAGAGGCCCTCGCCCAGGAACTGGCCGCCGCGCAGGAAGTGGTCACCAACCTGCCCCAGGCACTGCAGGAGGCGCGGCGAGCGCAGCGTCGCGGCAAGCGGCCGTTGATCATTGCGGGGGTGGCCGTCGCGGTCCTCGCGGGCGGCGCCGTGGCATTCAGCATCGTCCGGCGCTCGGTGCGGGCCAAGCCTCAGGAGCCGCAGTCGCGCCCGCCCAGTGTCGAGGTACAGCCGCGTCCGTAG